In Musa acuminata AAA Group cultivar baxijiao chromosome BXJ3-9, Cavendish_Baxijiao_AAA, whole genome shotgun sequence, a single genomic region encodes these proteins:
- the LOC135648911 gene encoding uncharacterized protein LOC135648911 isoform X3, translating into MSLLTAAALQGVALAQARARIFGHVLNPLGKRSPHKILRKKLIGDKVAQWYPYDIKNDDPLVLAREEKLRLAKLEMLKRRGKAPPKKGPGRRAVKRNK; encoded by the exons ATGAGCCTGTTGACGGCGGCGGCGCTGCAGGGGGTGGCGCTGGCGCAGGCGCGGGCCAGGATCTTCGGACACGTCCTGAATCCTTTGGGGAAGCGATCCCCTCACAAGATCCTccggaagaagctcatcggagacAAGGTCGCCCAGTGGTACCCTTACGACATCAAGAATGACGATCCCCTCGTCCTCGCTCGCGAGGAGAAACT GCGATTGGCCAAGTTGGAAATGTTGAAGCGCCGCGGGAAGGCCCCTCCAAAGAAGGGCCCAGGAAGACGTGCCGTTAAGCGCAATAAATAA
- the LOC135648909 gene encoding uncharacterized protein LOC135648909 gives MVGWQRCLRSVLRQVNTMMERNGRSSAIGYDACTKLYSPGQFAHPWIVSDISSSRIGRPSYQYLQHLQISSSRKLFAEEDANIVPISSPLTPLMGDPMKTGKNDALSKPLRVQAIKKDIRQSPKKVNLVAKLVRGMRVEDALLQLQVTVKRAAKTVYQVIHSARANAAHNHGLDPDRLLVDEAFVGKGVHLKRISYHAKGRSGIMVRPKCRLTVVVRETTPEEEAKIAKLRVSNFKKLTRRERQLFPHQLIETTPRWGRKREAAAPV, from the exons ATGGTGGGATGGCAAAGGTGCCTACGTTCTGTTCTTCGCCAGGTCAATACCATGATGGAGCGCAATGGCCGTTCATCTGCCATTGGGTATGATGCTTGCACTAAGCTCTATTCACCAG GCCAATTTGCACATCCATGGATAGTTTCTGATATTTCTTCCTCAAGAATTGGAAGGCCTTCCTATCAATATTTGCAACATTTG CAAATTTCCAGTTCGAGGAAACTGTTTGCGGAAGAAGATGCAAACATTGTACCTATTTCATCCCCTTTGACACCTCTTATGGGGGATCCTATGAAGACTGGAAAAAATGATGCACTATCAAAACCATTGAGGGTTCAAGCTATTAAGAAAGATATAAGACAG AGTCCCAAGAAGGTTAATCTGGTTGCTAAACTAGTACGTGGAATGCGTGTTGAAGATGCTCTGTTGCAACTGCAAGTAACTGTCAAACGAGCTGCAAAGACCGTCTATCAG GTGATACATTCAGCCCGAGCTAATGCAGCTCATAATCATGGACTGGACCCAGATCGTCTTCTTGTTG ACGAAGCCTTCGTCGGGAAGGGTGTGCATCTGAAGCGGATATCCTACCATGCTAAAGGGAGGAGTGGGATCATGGTGAGACCTAAATGTCGCCTGACGGTGGTGGTGAGAGAAACCACCCCAGAAGAGGAGGCGAAGATAGCCAAGCTGCGGGTTAGCAACTTCAAGAAGCTGACGAGGCGGGAGAGGCAGCTCTTCCCTCATCAGCTCATCGAGACCACTCCCAGGTGGGGCAGAAAGCGGGAAGCGGCTGCACCGGTGTAA
- the LOC103999484 gene encoding uncharacterized protein LOC103999484 isoform X1, whose protein sequence is MESGGGGRPGFMEIEAAAADGLGRSDIFHIVKEILGFVLYMHQQIPSLLQHLENEFDALKEEHESLEEACRTPEESKASDRRKHNLRKREIKQGIRRLDKLMCSKSSLLSAFRLALEEMPDIREVTLILGASIVRPQYVYQLVFSGGNFGSGNANKCTERKISDNIARKAIRVLISAGAGSSTYTGPSKLFLLVRSSSTFSLPLHFFPKRDFRFGKKVVPLKLHINCKIQARAMDDLHRTSLAGSSLCPNSTEYDAIWFQCKHVIRGLPSKTPAEC, encoded by the exons ATGGAATCGGGAGGAGGAGGGCGGCCAGGTTTTATGGAGATCGAGGCGGCAGCGGCGGACGGGTTGGGGAGATCGGACATCTTCCACATCGTCAAGGAGATCCTCGGGTTCGTCCTCTACATGCACCAACAGATCCCGTC GCTGCTTCAACACCTCGAAAATGAATTTGATGCTCTAAAGGAGGAACATGAAAGTTTG GAAGAGGCATGTCGAACACCGGAAGAATCAAAGGCATCCGATAGGAGGAAACATAATTTGAGGAAAAGAGAGATCAAACAGGGGATCAGGAGGCTGGACAAATTGATGTGTTCCAAATCGAGCTTACTTTCTGCTTTTCGACTGGCGCTGGAGGAGATGCCTGACATTCGAGAAGTTACTTTGATTCTTGGAGCGAGTATTGTGAGACCTCAATACGTATACCAGCTGGTATTTTCTGGAGGGAATTTTGGTTCTGGAAATGCAAATAAATGCACTGAAAGGAAAATTTCTGATAATATTGCTAGAAAG GCCATTCGAGTTCTAATATCTGCTGGTGCCGGGAGTAGTACTTACACAG GTCCGTCCAAGTTGTTCTTGCTCGTCAGAAGTTCCTCTACTTTCAGCCTGCCTCTGCATTTTTTTCCCAAGCGTGATTTCCGATTCGGCAAAAAG GTAGTACCACTCAAGTTACACATCAATTGCAAGATTCAAGCACGTGCCATGGATGATTTGCATCGAACATCACTTGCTGGCAGCTCCTTATGTCCTAATTCCACTGAATATGATGCGATCTG GTTTCAATGCAAGCATGTCATCAGGGGTTTGCCTAGCAAGACTCCAGCAGAATGTTGA
- the LOC103999484 gene encoding uncharacterized protein LOC103999484 isoform X2 — MESGGGGRPGFMEIEAAAADGLGRSDIFHIVKEILGFVLYMHQQIPSLLQHLENEFDALKEEHESLEEACRTPEESKASDRRKHNLRKREIKQGIRRLDKLMCSKSSLLSAFRLALEEMPDIREVTLILGASIVRPQYVYQLVFSGGNFGSGNANKCTERKISDNIARKAIRVLISAGAGSSTYTGPSKLFLLVRSSSTFSLPLHFFPKRDFRFGKKVVPLKLHINCKIQARAMDDLHRTSLAGSSLCPNSTEYDAICYDKINLTLETECRGRS; from the exons ATGGAATCGGGAGGAGGAGGGCGGCCAGGTTTTATGGAGATCGAGGCGGCAGCGGCGGACGGGTTGGGGAGATCGGACATCTTCCACATCGTCAAGGAGATCCTCGGGTTCGTCCTCTACATGCACCAACAGATCCCGTC GCTGCTTCAACACCTCGAAAATGAATTTGATGCTCTAAAGGAGGAACATGAAAGTTTG GAAGAGGCATGTCGAACACCGGAAGAATCAAAGGCATCCGATAGGAGGAAACATAATTTGAGGAAAAGAGAGATCAAACAGGGGATCAGGAGGCTGGACAAATTGATGTGTTCCAAATCGAGCTTACTTTCTGCTTTTCGACTGGCGCTGGAGGAGATGCCTGACATTCGAGAAGTTACTTTGATTCTTGGAGCGAGTATTGTGAGACCTCAATACGTATACCAGCTGGTATTTTCTGGAGGGAATTTTGGTTCTGGAAATGCAAATAAATGCACTGAAAGGAAAATTTCTGATAATATTGCTAGAAAG GCCATTCGAGTTCTAATATCTGCTGGTGCCGGGAGTAGTACTTACACAG GTCCGTCCAAGTTGTTCTTGCTCGTCAGAAGTTCCTCTACTTTCAGCCTGCCTCTGCATTTTTTTCCCAAGCGTGATTTCCGATTCGGCAAAAAG GTAGTACCACTCAAGTTACACATCAATTGCAAGATTCAAGCACGTGCCATGGATGATTTGCATCGAACATCACTTGCTGGCAGCTCCTTATGTCCTAATTCCACTGAATATGATGCGATCTG TTACGATAAGATTAACCTAACACTTGAGACTGAATGCCGAGGAAGAAGTTGA
- the LOC135648424 gene encoding peroxidase 24-like — MKATFLLLACVVLLGLSSGGQADELKKHFYKKLCPQAEQMVQDLVWASVESNSTLPAKLLRLFFHDCFVRGCDASVLLDSTANISAEKDAIPNRSLAGFEVIDQVKAALEKACPGRVSCADIVALAARDSVSFQFQKPLWEVKTGRRDGNVSLASEALADIPSPGANFTRLVQQFASKNLDVEDLVVLSGAHTIGVGHCGIIRNRLYNFTGKGDTDPSLNATHAAFLKTQCSPTDRTTTVEMDPGSSLSFDDHYYVTLKQKEGLFQSDAALLTDGKSSKIVDKLLDSGDFFDAFGKSITRMGNIGVLTGTDGQIRSNCHAVNR; from the exons ATGAAGGCCACCTTCCTCCTTCTGGCCTGTGTGGTGCTTCTTGGCCTCTCTTCCGGAGGGCAAGCAGATGAACTAAAAAAGCACTTCTACAAGAAGCTGTGCCCTCAGGCCGAGCAAATGGTTCAGGACTTGGTGTGGGCAAGCGTCGAGAGCAACTCGACGCTGCCTGCAAAACTCCTGAGATTGTTCTTCCATGACTGTTTCGTGAGG GGTTGTGATGCCTCCGTGTTGCTGGATTCAACAGCGAACATTAGCGCCGAAAAGGATGCCATCCCGAACCGATCGCTAGCAGGCTTCGAAGTCATCGATCAGGTGAAGGCGGCGTTGGAGAAGGCTTGCCCAGGGAGGGTCTCCTGCGCTGACATAGTTGCGTTGGCCGCAAGAGACTCGGTATCCTTTCAA TTTCAGAAGCCTCTCTGGGAAGTGAAGACCGGCCGAAGGGACGGCAATGTATCACTCGCATCCGAGGCCCTCGCCGACATTCCTTCACCCGGCGCCAACTTCACCAGGCTCGTTCAACAGTTCGCCAGCAAGAATCTGGACGTCGAGGACCTCGTCGTCTTATCAG GTGCACACACCATTGGCGTCGGGCACTGCGGCATCATCAGGAACAGGCTCTACAACTTCACCGGCAAAGGCGACACCGACCCGTCCCTGAACGCGACCCACGCTGCGTTCCTGAAGACGCAGTGCAGTCCGACCGACAGAACAACGACAGTGGAGATGGATCCAGGGAGCAGCCTGTCGTTCGACGACCACTACTACGTCACCCTGAAGCAGAAGGAGGGCCTGTTCCAGTCCGACGCCGCCCTCCTGACCGACGGCAAATCGAGCAAGATCGTGGACAAGCTGCTCGACTCCGGCGATTTCTTCGATGCGTTCGGGAAGTCGATAACGAGGATGGGCAACATCGGGGTTCTCACGGGGACCGACGGGCAGATCAGGAGCAACTGTCACGCCGTGAACCGATGA